One Archangium violaceum genomic window, CATCAAGAAGGCCATGGCGCGCAACGCGGACGCCATCCTCGTGTCGCAGGTGGTGACCCAGCGCGACGTGCACAAGGACAACTCGCGCCAGTTCATCGAGGCGGCCAAGGCCGCCGGAGTCCATGGCAAGACGCTCCTGCTGCTGGGGGGGCCGCGCGTGGACCACAAGCTGGCGCTGGAGCTGGGCTTCGACGCGGGCTTCGGCCCGGGGACCAAGCCCTCGGACGTGGCCAACTACATCGTGCACCAGGTCCTCCAGAAGGAAGGCAAGGAGGAGAAGAACGTGCACTGGGAGGGGGAGCCCAAGTGAGCAACGTGAAGGCGGTCATCCGGCTGCGCATGAGCAGCCACGACGCACACTACGGCGGCAATCTGGTGGACGGGGCGCGGATGCTCGGGCTGTTCGGCGACGTGGCCACCGAGCTGTGCATCCGCCTGGATGGGGACGAGGGACTGTTCCGCGCCTATGACTCGGTGGAGTTCCTCGCGCCGGTGTACGCCGGGGACTTCATCGAGGCGGAGGGGGAAGTCATCCAGGTGGGCAATACCTCGAGGAAGATGCGCTTCGAGGCGCGCAAGGTGATCCGCCCTCGGCCGGACGTGAACGATTCGGCGGCGGACGTGTTGGCGGAGCCGGTGGTGGTGTGCCGGGCGAGCGGGACCTGCGTGGTGCCGAAGGACAAACAGCGAGGTCAGCGATGAACAACCCCATGGTCATCACCGCGGCGATGGTGGGTGCGGAGACGACGCGCGAGCAGACGCCCTACCTGCCCATCACGGCGGAGGAGATCGCCGAGGACGCGGTGAAGTGCCGGGAGGCCGGCGCGGCGATGGTGCACCTGCACGTGCGCACGGCGGACGGCAAGCCGTCGCAGGACACGGAGCTGTTCCGGGCGGCGATCCGGGCCATCCGCAAGCGGACGGACATCCTCATCCAGGTGTCCACGGGCGGAGCGGTGGGAATGGGCGTGGACGAGCGTTGCGGCGGGCTGCGGCTGACGGGCGAGGATCGCCCGGACATGGCCACGCTGACGACGGGCACGGTGAACTTCGGCGACGAGGTGTTCTGGAATCCGCGCCCGCTGGTGCGGGACATCGCCAGGCGGATCAAGGCACTGGGCCTGCGGCCGGAGTTCGAGTGCTTCGACGTGGGCATGATCGACGAGGCGCGGGCGCTGGCGAAGGAGGGGGTGGCGGAGTTGCCGGGCCACTTCGACTTCGTGCTGGGCGTACCGGGGGCACTGACGGCGCGCGAGGACGCGCTGGACTTCATGATCAAGTCGCTGCCGGAGGGGAGCACGTGGACGGTGGCGGGAGTGGGGCGGCACCAGCTGCCATTCGTGGAACTGGCGGCGGAGCGGGGTGGTAACGCGCGAGTGGGGCTCGAGGACAACATCTACGTGTCCAAGGGCGTGTTGGCGAAGGGCAACTGGGAGCTGGTGGCGGAGGCGGCGAAGAGGGTGAAGGCGAAGGGCCGGACGCTCGCGACGCCGCAGGAAGCCCGCAAGCTCCTGCACCTGGACACTGTGTAACCACCCCTCTCCCCCTGGGAGAGGGACGGGGTGAGGGTAAACGGATCCCCGCGGAGGTCCGTGTACCCCCTCTGCGAACGAGGAACCCAGAAACATGGATACGGAGCTGCGAGGAAAAGGCGTCCTCGTCACGGGAGGCGCGGGTGGGATCGGGAGCGCGATCGTCCGAGCCTTCGCGGAAGAGGGCGCGAAGGTCGCGGTGCACTACAACCGGAGCGCCGACAACGCGGAGGCCCTGGCGAGGGAGCTGGGCGGAGCGGCGCTGAAGGCGGACCTGACGTCCGAGTCCGACGTGGACGCACTGGTCCCCGCGGCGGTGAAGGCGCTGGGGCGGCTGGACGTGCTGGTGGCGAACGCGGGCGTGTGGCCGCCGCCGGACGAGGGCGTGTGGCAGATGTCGCTGGAGCGGTGGCGCCGGACGCTGGCGGAGAACCTGGACAGCGTGTTCCTGAGCTGCCGCGCCTTCCTGCGCCACGTGGAGACGA contains:
- a CDS encoding hotdog domain-containing protein — translated: MSSHDAHYGGNLVDGARMLGLFGDVATELCIRLDGDEGLFRAYDSVEFLAPVYAGDFIEAEGEVIQVGNTSRKMRFEARKVIRPRPDVNDSAADVLAEPVVVCRASGTCVVPKDKQRGQR
- a CDS encoding 3-keto-5-aminohexanoate cleavage protein, whose translation is MNNPMVITAAMVGAETTREQTPYLPITAEEIAEDAVKCREAGAAMVHLHVRTADGKPSQDTELFRAAIRAIRKRTDILIQVSTGGAVGMGVDERCGGLRLTGEDRPDMATLTTGTVNFGDEVFWNPRPLVRDIARRIKALGLRPEFECFDVGMIDEARALAKEGVAELPGHFDFVLGVPGALTAREDALDFMIKSLPEGSTWTVAGVGRHQLPFVELAAERGGNARVGLEDNIYVSKGVLAKGNWELVAEAAKRVKAKGRTLATPQEARKLLHLDTV
- a CDS encoding SDR family NAD(P)-dependent oxidoreductase — encoded protein: MDTELRGKGVLVTGGAGGIGSAIVRAFAEEGAKVAVHYNRSADNAEALARELGGAALKADLTSESDVDALVPAAVKALGRLDVLVANAGVWPPPDEGVWQMSLERWRRTLAENLDSVFLSCRAFLRHVETTGTGNIILIASTAGLFGEAGHSDYAAAKGALASGFLKSLKNEITRIAPLGRVNTVCPGWTAVERHKDKLDNLAFINRVTRTMPLRKVGRPEDVARVVVTLASDRISGHVTGEVITVAGGMEGRVLHEV